In a genomic window of Bordetella petrii:
- a CDS encoding glycosyltransferase: MLLISNGYPDAAAREKGFILPDLKAFLAAGYDVSIAPVRAVRRLDPDLPYGVNVVHGLAAMYRPWHLTITLARLLRERFFWKEAKIAIRHGGCSNVLHFLKESIRVMSMMRFAKLGVYNVLYTYWFKGETAGIGFLPRDGSIRVTRAHGYDLYEERSNNKGYIPYREQTLPRLDGVILLSDQARNYVVERYPDTTAAFIVSPLGVLSEPNVTPPALADTIQLASCSYASANKRLPLIAQLAAILAERAWPRKVRWTHFGCSESQAGLRDLRLPANLVFEFHGEVSNSYIRNWYRQNAVSFFINLSLSEGQPVSIMEAMAFGIPIVATAVGGVPEMLRDGAGILLPKSPDLYSSVDEILGVLSSSERYRIMRNRALHAQRTFFNAEENGRRLVASIDLIAPRPERP, from the coding sequence GTGCTACTCATCAGCAATGGCTATCCAGATGCTGCAGCGAGGGAAAAAGGTTTCATTCTGCCAGATCTGAAAGCGTTTCTGGCAGCTGGATACGACGTCTCCATCGCGCCTGTCCGCGCTGTCAGACGCCTTGATCCAGATTTGCCTTATGGCGTCAATGTAGTCCATGGTCTTGCCGCCATGTATCGACCCTGGCATTTGACGATTACGCTGGCTAGATTATTGCGCGAGCGATTTTTCTGGAAAGAGGCAAAAATAGCAATACGCCATGGCGGATGCTCAAACGTGCTCCACTTTCTTAAAGAGAGTATTCGAGTAATGAGCATGATGCGTTTCGCGAAACTCGGCGTCTACAACGTTCTCTATACCTACTGGTTCAAAGGAGAGACTGCTGGCATCGGATTCCTGCCGCGCGATGGATCAATCCGTGTGACCCGAGCTCACGGCTATGATCTCTATGAAGAAAGATCCAACAACAAAGGGTATATCCCGTATCGGGAGCAAACTCTGCCGCGATTGGACGGCGTCATTTTGTTGTCTGATCAAGCGCGCAACTATGTAGTTGAGCGATATCCTGATACCACTGCGGCATTCATCGTATCCCCGCTGGGAGTGTTGTCGGAGCCAAACGTCACTCCTCCTGCGTTGGCCGACACTATTCAGCTGGCATCCTGTTCTTATGCTAGCGCCAATAAACGGCTGCCACTAATTGCGCAGCTGGCCGCTATACTGGCGGAGCGAGCATGGCCGAGAAAAGTCAGGTGGACCCATTTTGGATGTTCCGAGTCGCAAGCGGGACTGCGCGACTTGCGCTTGCCTGCGAATCTAGTTTTTGAATTCCATGGGGAGGTGTCCAACTCATACATCAGAAACTGGTATCGACAGAACGCGGTCAGTTTTTTCATCAATTTAAGTCTGTCCGAAGGGCAGCCCGTGTCTATCATGGAAGCCATGGCGTTCGGCATTCCAATCGTGGCCACTGCTGTCGGCGGAGTCCCGGAAATGCTACGTGATGGGGCTGGCATATTGTTGCCGAAATCTCCCGATCTATATTCGAGCGTAGACGAGATCCTGGGTGTTCTGAGTTCAAGTGAGCGCTATCGCATCATGCGCAATCGCGCGCTGCATGCGCAACGTACATTCTTCAATGCAGAGGAAAATGGCAGGCGGTTGGTCGCAAGCATTGATCTGATAGCGCCCCGCCCAGAGCGTCCATAG
- a CDS encoding glycosyltransferase family 4 protein, whose translation MTTPTIWYVHPYAGGPGVGRYSRPYELGHAWQQAGARVVVITADFHHLQDTPGQHRGACDIEGVPYEFLGTPAYQGNGLGRLVNMAALAAQLLRRRDALQRRYGRPDMVIGSSPHPYAFPATHRIARYAGARSVFEVRDLWPLSLVELAGVRPSHPLVRATAWLERYAYRHADAVVSLLPLTAAYMQEKGLPAGHWHYIPNGVDTAAQAAADVSNPPMQQARRWQAEGRRVVVYAGALGVPNHVESLVQAMAALRARGERRIAALIVGRGERAQSLRDQVRQQGLQDCVALYDQIAKREVPALLGAADIGYISLKPERLFRFGVSPNKLFDYMLARLPVLFAVRAGNNPVADHDCGYSAQPGDADSIAQALQAFAALPDAELAAMGERGHRYVVSEHGYPQLARRYLDIVDMQQKPRNIG comes from the coding sequence ATGACGACCCCCACCATCTGGTACGTTCACCCTTATGCCGGCGGGCCCGGCGTGGGCCGCTACAGCCGCCCGTACGAGCTGGGCCACGCCTGGCAGCAGGCCGGCGCGCGGGTAGTCGTGATCACCGCCGATTTCCATCACCTGCAGGACACGCCCGGCCAGCACCGCGGTGCGTGCGACATCGAGGGCGTGCCGTACGAGTTCCTGGGTACTCCGGCGTACCAGGGCAACGGCTTGGGCCGGTTGGTCAATATGGCGGCGCTGGCGGCGCAGTTGCTGCGCCGGCGCGATGCCCTGCAGCGCCGCTACGGCAGGCCCGACATGGTGATCGGCTCGTCGCCGCACCCCTATGCATTCCCCGCTACGCACCGCATCGCGCGCTATGCCGGTGCGCGGTCGGTCTTCGAAGTACGCGACCTGTGGCCGCTCAGCCTGGTCGAGCTGGCCGGCGTGCGTCCGTCGCATCCGCTGGTGCGCGCCACGGCCTGGCTGGAGCGCTATGCGTATCGCCATGCCGACGCGGTAGTCTCGCTGCTGCCTTTGACCGCTGCTTACATGCAGGAGAAAGGCCTGCCCGCCGGACACTGGCACTACATCCCCAACGGCGTGGACACGGCCGCACAGGCGGCCGCCGATGTCTCGAACCCGCCCATGCAGCAGGCGCGCCGCTGGCAGGCCGAAGGCCGCCGCGTAGTGGTGTACGCGGGCGCGCTGGGCGTGCCCAATCATGTCGAATCGCTGGTGCAGGCCATGGCCGCTCTGCGCGCGCGTGGCGAGCGACGCATCGCGGCCCTGATTGTCGGCCGCGGCGAACGCGCACAATCTCTGCGCGATCAGGTGCGGCAGCAAGGCCTGCAAGACTGCGTCGCCCTATACGACCAGATCGCCAAGCGAGAAGTGCCGGCCCTGCTCGGCGCGGCCGACATCGGCTACATATCGCTCAAGCCCGAACGCTTGTTCCGCTTCGGCGTCAGCCCCAACAAGCTGTTCGACTACATGCTGGCGCGCCTGCCGGTGCTGTTCGCCGTCCGGGCCGGCAACAATCCGGTTGCCGATCACGACTGCGGCTATAGCGCGCAGCCTGGCGATGCCGATTCGATTGCGCAGGCGCTGCAGGCCTTCGCGGCGCTACCTGACGCCGAGCTGGCAGCCATGGGCGAGCGTGGTCATCGTTATGTTGTGTCTGAACATGGCTATCCACAGCTGGCCCGGCGCTATCTGGATATTGTGGATATGCAACAAAAGCCCCGCAACATTGGGTAA
- a CDS encoding glycosyltransferase family protein: MKIAYLTFESPADKSGVGKKIRMQAGYWRANGNDVRHFLLSRPAGRPQAQDIEYLFDDEVRGKPTLAAWRSNQHIRQALQHWSPDVLYMRQMLWWPGAVGAFDVAPMVIEFNSIALHEYRQQSMLKYGLELGSRSFLSNHAGGIVSVTSEIDRSVKAKKPLRIMIGNGYDVANTPMRLPPRNARPQLLFVGSPNQAWHGVDKLQELAYLMPECDFNIVVPGLSLKGPENFICHGALYGQALIDLYQKTDAAFGTLALHRNKMQEATPLKTREYLAHGIPTIIGYNDPDLVGAAYCLRIGNFEDNARQSIAQIRCFLEEWRGRAPDRDDIIGRLDYRVKESTRLAFFKRVLAYAA; this comes from the coding sequence ATGAAGATCGCCTACTTAACCTTTGAGTCTCCCGCAGATAAATCCGGGGTTGGCAAGAAAATTCGAATGCAGGCTGGTTATTGGCGGGCGAACGGAAACGACGTGCGCCATTTTCTTTTGAGTCGGCCCGCAGGCCGACCGCAGGCTCAGGATATCGAGTACCTATTCGATGACGAAGTGCGTGGCAAACCTACGCTGGCGGCTTGGCGATCCAATCAGCACATCCGGCAGGCGTTGCAACATTGGAGCCCAGATGTGTTGTACATGCGTCAGATGCTGTGGTGGCCAGGTGCTGTAGGTGCTTTTGATGTCGCACCGATGGTGATCGAGTTCAATTCAATCGCTCTGCACGAATATCGTCAGCAGTCGATGCTGAAGTACGGGTTGGAGCTAGGCTCCCGGTCGTTCCTGTCGAACCATGCGGGAGGCATCGTTTCTGTAACCTCGGAAATCGATCGCAGCGTCAAGGCGAAAAAACCCTTGCGAATAATGATCGGCAACGGCTACGACGTCGCAAATACTCCAATGCGGTTACCGCCGCGCAACGCTCGGCCGCAATTGCTGTTTGTCGGGTCGCCAAACCAGGCGTGGCACGGCGTCGACAAACTCCAAGAATTGGCATATCTGATGCCGGAGTGTGATTTCAATATTGTCGTTCCGGGTCTTTCCTTGAAAGGGCCCGAAAACTTCATTTGTCACGGCGCATTGTACGGCCAAGCATTGATCGATTTGTACCAAAAGACGGACGCGGCGTTCGGCACGCTGGCGTTACATCGAAACAAAATGCAGGAAGCGACGCCGTTGAAGACTCGCGAATATCTGGCCCATGGCATTCCCACTATCATCGGTTATAACGATCCGGATCTGGTGGGCGCTGCCTATTGTTTGCGTATCGGCAATTTCGAAGACAACGCCCGCCAATCGATAGCGCAAATACGTTGCTTTCTGGAAGAGTGGAGAGGACGCGCGCCTGATCGTGATGACATTATTGGCCGGCTGGACTATCGTGTGAAAGAGTCCACACGACTAGCCTTTTTTAAGCGAGTACTTGCGTATGCCGCTTAG
- a CDS encoding glycosyltransferase has product MCNSANNSSISRNPRRVALLGAANSIHTIRWANGLAERGIEVHVLTLHAPGRDLSPQVHVHRLGCRAPLGYVLAASRARRLLAQIQPELLNAHYASGYGLLARLAGFGPTLLSAWGSDIYQFPHKSKLHRRIVADNLRFATLVGSTSHAMARRIEAIQPVPIAITPFGIDHALFFPCARPASAKDAPIVIGAIKALEHQYGIDTLLRAFQIVVSQLDRSHPEVARRLELRIYGKGSQRKKLKKLACDLQLDERVVFAGFIPHAKVPEALANLDIYVALSRQDSFGVAILEASSCGVPVVVSDADGPAEVVADNESGFIVPVDDPGFAAARIVDLVLNPERRAQMAARGREHVLQHYTWDHSLDLMLEAYRKTLCLAHSGTRSPSP; this is encoded by the coding sequence GTGTGCAATTCAGCTAATAATTCTTCCATTTCTCGCAATCCGCGGCGGGTCGCGCTACTGGGCGCAGCCAACAGTATCCATACCATCCGCTGGGCCAACGGACTGGCCGAGCGCGGTATTGAAGTCCACGTCCTGACCCTGCATGCTCCCGGCCGCGACCTGTCGCCGCAGGTGCACGTGCACCGGCTGGGCTGCCGCGCGCCGTTGGGCTATGTGCTGGCAGCCAGCCGCGCACGCCGGCTGCTGGCGCAGATTCAGCCCGAGCTGCTCAATGCACACTACGCCAGCGGCTATGGCCTGCTGGCCCGGCTGGCCGGCTTCGGGCCGACGCTGCTGTCGGCCTGGGGCAGCGACATCTACCAGTTTCCGCACAAAAGCAAGCTGCATCGCCGCATTGTGGCCGACAACCTGCGCTTTGCCACGCTGGTCGGGTCCACCAGCCATGCCATGGCGCGCCGCATCGAAGCCATACAGCCCGTACCGATCGCCATCACGCCGTTCGGCATCGACCATGCCCTGTTCTTTCCCTGCGCCCGCCCGGCGTCAGCCAAAGACGCGCCCATCGTCATCGGCGCGATCAAAGCGCTGGAGCATCAGTATGGTATTGACACCTTGCTGCGCGCGTTCCAGATCGTAGTGTCGCAACTGGACCGCTCGCACCCCGAGGTTGCCCGCCGCCTGGAACTGCGCATCTACGGCAAGGGCAGTCAGAGAAAAAAACTGAAGAAACTCGCCTGCGACCTGCAGCTTGACGAACGCGTGGTATTCGCGGGCTTCATTCCGCATGCCAAGGTGCCCGAAGCGCTGGCCAACCTGGACATTTACGTGGCGCTAAGCCGGCAGGACAGCTTCGGCGTGGCCATCCTGGAGGCCTCATCCTGCGGCGTGCCAGTGGTGGTGTCCGATGCCGACGGCCCGGCCGAAGTGGTGGCCGACAACGAATCCGGGTTCATCGTGCCCGTGGACGACCCGGGTTTTGCCGCCGCGCGTATCGTCGACCTGGTGCTCAATCCCGAGCGGCGCGCGCAGATGGCCGCGCGCGGCCGCGAGCATGTGCTGCAGCACTACACCTGGGACCACAGCCTCGACCTCATGCTGGAGGCTTATAGAAAAACGCTATGCTTGGCGCATTCCGGCACGCGTTCCCCCTCGCCATGA
- a CDS encoding polysaccharide biosynthesis protein has protein sequence MPVALRQFLVNLPRPCKQIMAAALDAVLLLASFYLALWARFEVLYVNHYYAILSLIACASGIAALAAFRVYFYILRYMNERVLIGVTCGVIVSVLTVTAVDTFLRLSLGLSRAVLIIYPLLALILLLGVRIVARRLLFPGTRAVATGMQTPVIIYGSGGLGSQLAAALRASPHYLPVAMIDDDPRKHRLFMAGLRIYPPSQLARLVAKHQVTQLLIAMPSASRTRIRQVVDMAEPFRLRIRTVSSLRELVDPRRGPRLRDIQVEDLLGRDPIPPIPELLGRCVTGRNIMITGAGGSIGSELCRQILELRPRRMVLFEISEPALYTIEQELTTLRNTAGSEVEIIGVLGSVRDYEHCLLQLRRHGIQTVYHAAAYKHVPIVEHNIAEGILTNTFGTHAMARAAIKVGVQDFVLISTRKLPHCVDISQ, from the coding sequence ATGCCCGTTGCCCTGAGGCAATTCCTCGTCAACCTGCCGCGCCCGTGCAAGCAGATCATGGCGGCCGCGCTCGACGCCGTGCTGCTGCTGGCGTCGTTTTACCTGGCGTTGTGGGCACGCTTCGAGGTGCTGTACGTCAACCATTACTACGCCATCCTGTCGCTGATCGCCTGTGCCAGCGGCATTGCCGCGCTGGCGGCATTCCGCGTGTATTTCTACATACTGCGGTACATGAACGAGCGCGTGCTGATCGGCGTCACCTGTGGCGTCATCGTGTCGGTGCTTACTGTCACCGCGGTGGATACCTTCCTGCGGCTGTCGCTGGGTCTGTCGCGCGCGGTGCTCATCATCTACCCGCTGCTGGCGCTCATCTTGCTGTTGGGCGTGCGCATCGTCGCCCGCCGCCTGCTGTTCCCCGGCACGCGCGCGGTGGCAACCGGCATGCAAACCCCAGTCATCATCTACGGCAGCGGCGGGCTGGGCTCGCAGCTGGCCGCGGCGCTGCGGGCCAGCCCGCACTACCTGCCCGTGGCCATGATCGACGACGATCCGCGCAAGCATCGCCTGTTCATGGCCGGCCTACGCATTTATCCGCCATCGCAACTGGCGCGCCTGGTAGCCAAGCACCAGGTCACGCAGCTGCTCATCGCCATGCCCTCGGCCTCGCGCACCCGCATACGGCAGGTGGTCGACATGGCCGAGCCATTTCGCCTGCGCATCCGCACCGTGTCCAGCCTGCGCGAGCTGGTCGACCCGCGGCGCGGCCCGCGGCTACGCGACATCCAGGTCGAAGACCTGCTGGGCCGTGATCCCATCCCGCCCATTCCCGAACTGCTGGGGCGCTGCGTCACCGGCCGCAACATCATGATCACCGGGGCGGGCGGCTCGATCGGCTCGGAACTGTGCCGCCAGATACTGGAACTGCGGCCGCGCCGCATGGTGCTGTTCGAGATTTCCGAACCCGCGCTGTACACCATCGAGCAGGAACTGACCACTCTGCGCAATACAGCCGGCAGCGAGGTCGAGATCATCGGCGTGCTGGGCTCGGTGCGCGATTACGAACACTGCCTGCTGCAACTGCGCCGCCATGGCATCCAGACGGTCTACCATGCCGCGGCCTACAAGCACGTGCCCATCGTGGAGCACAACATCGCCGAAGGCATACTGACCAACACCTTCGGCACGCACGCCATGGCACGTGCCGCCATCAAGGTTGGCGTGCAAGATTTCGTGCTCATATCCACCCGTAAGCTCCCCCACTGCGTAGACATCAGCCAGTAG
- a CDS encoding lipid II flippase family protein, translating to MLGAFRHAFPLAMTLLMLLVVASFSAIHLLEFLSYYARVAGSLAGKAVTGYAIQNATTTVTRFFYLALMPMLGFLIDRSLPRLHYLYMGLGALFGATALSLLAYSLRRRWIVLLANFITRNEDRPRLTLADLRGELDSGQHHAPASITPLAAAVFFCYALGVLLSYYFALVFHDYRSTISQLSGIINGAATVLLTFILEPRIARIVDSHAPGRVYAAVQRMLLGRLLAVGIAAPATFYVICSAFF from the coding sequence ATGCTTGGCGCATTCCGGCACGCGTTCCCCCTCGCCATGACCTTGCTGATGCTGTTGGTGGTCGCCAGCTTCTCCGCCATACACCTGCTCGAGTTCCTGAGCTACTACGCGCGGGTGGCCGGCAGCCTGGCCGGCAAGGCGGTGACGGGCTACGCCATCCAGAACGCCACCACCACCGTCACGCGCTTCTTCTACCTGGCGCTGATGCCCATGCTGGGCTTCCTGATCGACCGCAGTCTGCCGCGGCTGCACTACTTGTACATGGGACTGGGTGCGCTGTTCGGCGCCACCGCCCTGTCGCTGCTGGCGTACAGCCTGCGCCGGCGCTGGATCGTGCTGCTGGCCAACTTCATCACCCGCAACGAAGACCGCCCGCGTTTGACGCTGGCCGACCTGCGCGGCGAACTCGATAGCGGGCAGCATCACGCCCCCGCCAGCATCACGCCCCTGGCCGCGGCCGTCTTCTTTTGCTACGCCTTGGGCGTGCTGTTGTCGTATTACTTCGCGCTGGTGTTCCACGACTATCGCAGCACGATCTCGCAGCTTTCGGGCATCATCAATGGCGCCGCCACGGTGCTGCTGACTTTCATCCTGGAACCGCGCATCGCGCGCATTGTCGACAGCCACGCCCCCGGCCGCGTGTACGCCGCCGTGCAGCGCATGCTGCTGGGCCGGCTACTGGCCGTCGGCATCGCCGCGCCCGCGACCTTCTATGTCATCTGCTCCGCTTTCTTCTGA
- the wecB gene encoding non-hydrolyzing UDP-N-acetylglucosamine 2-epimerase: MPKKILTILGARPQFIKASVVSAAIAGHAGLDEVVVHTGQHFDANMSDVFFDELGMAKPAHTLGIHGGSHGDMTGRMLIAVEQVMQREQPDAVMVYGDTNSTLAGALAAAKLHIPVAHVEAGLRSFNMRMPEEINRILTDRISRWLFTPTEAATRHLRGEGVAAERIEQVGDVMYDVALHHGARVSETGGALQRLSMAPGSYVLATIHRAENTDDPRRLRAIVQALANVAASGRPVVWPLHPRTRGILEQLGLMEQARAQLCLTAPVGYLDMVQLEKYAMLIATDSGGVQKEAFFHKVPCVTLRDETEWTELVEAGWNRLTDARSAGDLEAAVAQALQAQPRHIAPYGNGDAAARIAGALAQAA, from the coding sequence ATGCCCAAGAAAATCCTGACCATCCTGGGCGCCCGCCCGCAGTTCATCAAGGCCAGCGTCGTATCGGCAGCTATCGCCGGCCATGCCGGACTCGACGAGGTCGTGGTGCACACCGGCCAGCATTTCGACGCCAACATGTCGGATGTGTTCTTCGACGAACTGGGCATGGCCAAACCCGCCCATACGCTGGGCATCCATGGCGGCAGCCACGGCGACATGACCGGCCGCATGTTGATCGCCGTCGAGCAAGTCATGCAACGCGAACAGCCCGACGCGGTCATGGTGTACGGCGACACCAACTCCACGCTGGCCGGCGCGCTGGCGGCGGCCAAGCTGCACATTCCGGTGGCACATGTCGAGGCGGGCCTGCGTTCGTTCAATATGCGCATGCCCGAGGAAATCAACCGCATTCTCACCGACCGCATCTCGCGCTGGCTGTTCACGCCCACCGAGGCCGCCACCCGCCACCTGCGCGGCGAAGGCGTCGCCGCCGAACGCATCGAACAAGTGGGCGACGTCATGTACGACGTGGCGCTGCACCACGGCGCGCGCGTATCAGAAACCGGCGGCGCGTTGCAGCGCCTAAGCATGGCGCCAGGCAGCTATGTGCTGGCCACCATTCACCGCGCCGAGAACACCGACGACCCGCGGCGGCTGCGCGCGATTGTGCAGGCCCTGGCCAACGTGGCGGCAAGCGGCCGCCCTGTCGTGTGGCCGCTGCATCCGCGCACACGCGGCATCCTGGAACAGCTCGGTCTGATGGAGCAGGCACGCGCGCAGCTGTGCCTGACCGCCCCAGTGGGCTACCTGGACATGGTGCAACTGGAAAAATACGCCATGCTGATCGCCACCGATTCGGGCGGAGTGCAGAAAGAAGCGTTTTTCCACAAAGTGCCCTGCGTGACGCTGCGCGACGAAACCGAATGGACCGAACTGGTCGAGGCCGGCTGGAACCGCCTGACCGATGCCCGCTCGGCCGGCGACCTGGAGGCCGCAGTGGCCCAGGCTCTGCAGGCCCAGCCGCGCCACATCGCGCCGTACGGCAACGGCGATGCCGCGGCCCGCATCGCCGGCGCGCTGGCGCAGGCGGCCTGA
- a CDS encoding MraY family glycosyltransferase — protein sequence MTQLFILAVLLCAVAALSAFGTRKMIDWAYRRNMLDTPNHRSSHTQPTARGGGVALVAAFYAGTVAAWAAGLVEARTVALLCCGLPIAIVGYVDDARSLSARTRLVVHAAAAAAALYALGPLPELAVAGQALPAPLRAALMLFGLVWLTNLYNFMDGIDGIAGGQALAAGLLWGLAPGAAGVPALMFAAAAAGFLRYNAPPARIFMGDAGSGFCGFIAGVLVLHQAQATGTSPLLWLIPLSLFFCDATVTLITRVLRGQRASQAHRSHAYQRLARRAGRHLPVSAGYFAATLVLLGALFLWAAQHPAERAGWAFLAGAAVPALLAVWLGAGREDAAGPGAR from the coding sequence ATGACGCAACTATTCATCCTGGCCGTCCTGCTGTGCGCCGTTGCAGCGCTGTCGGCCTTCGGTACCCGGAAGATGATCGACTGGGCATACCGGCGCAACATGCTAGACACGCCGAACCATCGCAGCTCACACACGCAGCCCACCGCGCGCGGCGGCGGCGTGGCGCTGGTGGCGGCGTTCTACGCCGGCACGGTAGCCGCCTGGGCCGCGGGCCTGGTCGAGGCCCGCACCGTCGCTTTGCTGTGCTGCGGCCTGCCCATCGCCATTGTGGGCTACGTTGATGACGCCCGCTCGCTCAGCGCGCGCACGCGTCTGGTAGTGCATGCCGCCGCGGCCGCGGCCGCGCTGTACGCGCTGGGCCCGCTGCCGGAGCTGGCCGTAGCCGGCCAGGCGCTGCCGGCGCCGTTGCGGGCCGCGCTGATGCTGTTCGGCCTGGTGTGGCTGACCAACCTGTATAACTTCATGGATGGCATCGACGGCATTGCCGGCGGCCAGGCGCTGGCGGCCGGCCTGCTGTGGGGCCTGGCGCCGGGCGCCGCCGGCGTGCCGGCGCTGATGTTCGCCGCGGCCGCTGCCGGCTTCCTGCGCTACAACGCCCCGCCTGCGCGCATTTTCATGGGTGACGCGGGCAGCGGTTTTTGCGGTTTCATTGCCGGCGTACTGGTGTTGCACCAGGCCCAGGCCACCGGTACTTCGCCGCTATTGTGGCTGATTCCGCTCAGCCTGTTTTTCTGCGACGCCACCGTCACGCTGATCACGCGCGTGCTGCGCGGCCAACGCGCCAGCCAGGCGCACCGCTCGCACGCATATCAACGCCTGGCGCGCCGCGCTGGCCGACATCTGCCGGTCAGCGCGGGCTACTTCGCCGCCACGCTGGTGCTGCTGGGCGCGCTGTTCCTGTGGGCCGCGCAACATCCCGCCGAGCGCGCCGGCTGGGCATTCCTGGCCGGCGCCGCCGTGCCGGCGCTACTGGCCGTCTGGCTGGGGGCTGGACGCGAAGACGCCGCCGGCCCCGGCGCGCGCTAG
- a CDS encoding IS3 family transposase (programmed frameshift), with the protein MKKSRFTESQIVAVLKEGETGVPVADLCRKHGISNATYYQWKSKYSGVQVSELQRLRELEAENAKLKRMYADLALENSAIKDVLNRKFLTPSARREVVELLVQARLSITRACRIAGLSRAAYYKRPASASERDADVIEALNAIVSRHGRWGFWKCFTRLRLDGRCWNKKRVHRVYCDMGLNLPRRCKKRLPDRPRQPLDLASEPNRCWALDFMHDALYCGRRFRTLNVIDEANRECLAIEVGTSIPSARLIRVLSRLVDYYGAPDAIRLDNGPELVSQAFTEWVAAKGIAVRYIQPGKPNQNAFIERFNRTYRTEVLDAHLFANLEQVQAVTDQWLVDYNEYRPHEALGGVPPVQYMPRLTHAPNLYRPLST; encoded by the exons TTGAAGAAAAGCAGGTTTACAGAAAGCCAGATCGTTGCGGTGTTGAAGGAAGGCGAGACGGGAGTTCCGGTCGCCGACCTGTGCCGCAAGCACGGCATCAGCAACGCCACGTATTACCAGTGGAAGAGCAAGTACTCGGGCGTGCAGGTGTCCGAGCTGCAACGGCTGCGTGAGCTGGAAGCCGAGAACGCCAAGCTCAAGCGCATGTACGCCGATCTTGCCCTGGAGAATTCGGCGATCAAGGATGTTCTGAACCGAAAAT TCCTGACGCCGTCGGCCAGGCGCGAGGTGGTCGAGCTGCTGGTGCAAGCCCGCTTGTCGATCACGCGTGCCTGTCGCATTGCAGGCCTGTCGCGGGCGGCGTACTACAAGCGGCCAGCCTCGGCATCTGAGCGAGATGCCGATGTGATCGAAGCGCTCAATGCCATCGTCAGCCGGCATGGGCGCTGGGGATTTTGGAAGTGCTTTACCCGGTTGCGGCTCGATGGCCGCTGCTGGAACAAAAAGCGTGTGCATCGGGTGTACTGCGATATGGGTTTGAATTTGCCTCGGCGTTGCAAGAAGCGGTTGCCAGACCGCCCTCGTCAGCCGCTGGATCTGGCAAGCGAGCCCAACCGCTGCTGGGCATTGGACTTCATGCACGACGCCCTGTATTGCGGCCGGCGGTTCCGAACGTTGAACGTAATCGACGAAGCCAATCGGGAATGCTTGGCCATCGAGGTTGGCACGTCGATCCCATCTGCCAGGCTGATCCGCGTCTTGAGTCGCTTGGTCGACTACTACGGCGCGCCGGATGCGATACGGCTGGACAACGGGCCGGAGCTAGTCTCTCAAGCATTCACCGAATGGGTCGCCGCCAAAGGCATCGCGGTTCGATACATCCAGCCGGGCAAGCCCAATCAAAACGCCTTTATCGAGCGTTTCAACCGAACGTACCGCACGGAAGTGCTCGATGCACACCTGTTCGCCAACCTGGAGCAGGTCCAGGCCGTCACCGACCAATGGCTGGTCGATTACAACGAATATCGCCCCCATGAAGCGCTGGGTGGTGTCCCGCCGGTGCAGTACATGCCCCGGCTAACCCATGCTCCGAATCTCTATCGGCCGTTGTCTACTTGA